In Setaria viridis chromosome 5, Setaria_viridis_v4.0, whole genome shotgun sequence, the genomic stretch CATGTCATTCTTTATCTTTCCCCTGGAATCTCTCTAATAAACAGTTGGGTTAGATGAACATGATTATATGTTATATGTAGCCAAAATATGCTccaaataatatatatacacaccTGAAAATTGCATGTGTAGATCGACATAGCACAAATTAAAGTAGGCTATACAGCCTACACAAACAACTCTATCACCATTGCCCCATAATGGCCACTAGAATCGCACAAGGGGAAAAGGTTTATACACACAGCAATGCTCGATGGTTGTCGTGGGAATCGCacaagggaaaaagaaaaaaactaaaagCTAGCGGAATTGCACCACAACGAGCAAGAACGAAAGCCTCATCAAACAAAACCTGTCTCTACGGCCCGAAAGAGGAGGGTTTCCAGACGCATCCCATCCCACATGCCCTAGACGAGCCAGGTACCCGAGACGACATCATCGCTTGGGGTCAAGCCATGCATCTATCCGATTATTCCGATCCATCTCCCCGTGTCGCCCTCGTAGCATCAGCGCGAGCGAGAGCTCGACACATCACCGGCCAGACGAAGCCAAACAAACCCCCTTTTGCTCCGGCTCTTGCTGGTACTACCGATACGATCCCCGGGCAGCAGATACGGTCTCCTCTAGTCGACGCCTCTATGGCGTATAATACTGGCGCATTACTCGCTGTCAATGATGCTCGCGCTCTGTCAAGGTCTAATTGCGCAAAAACAAACAAAGAGCAGAGCAACTGGGCGGGCATCTCTTTTCCGCGAAAGCGAGACGAGCGCATGCAGCCGATTGGAGGAATAAGAGCAGCAATCATGGCGCCGGGAGTTGGTCAGAGAAGCAGCTGCCGAATATTCACTGATCACTCGCTTGCTAGCTCTCTGTCGTCGACGAGGACGGGAAGAGATCGAGGCGAACACGATCGATGACACCAAAAAGGACTCTTCTGTCGTCTGCAGATGGCACCTAATTTGGGGCCCTAAAATATGTGATCCGCTGCTGTTGCATCTGAATAAACTAGTCGCGATTAGCTTGGCGATGGAAAGAGGAGGTCAAAGATGAGCGAGCGGGAATCCTATGCTGCTGCGCGATTAGGTTATTAAGTTAACAAAGCAGCCACTACATGTGATACGAATTGTACGAAAGCGCTGGGGGCAAATCCTATCCTAAATTCCTGTCCGGTGCAATTGCACTTGCATTACGCGCGGTGGAAAGAAAAGCCAAATCATATTGTCGAACACGACCTGAAAGGAATAAGCTGTTTTTAACACGGAGGATAGTGGATAGCACGAGGAAAGATAGATGGCTCGCACTTTCCTTAGCATGAGGATGTGGTTATCGATTACCATTTACCGTACACTATAAAAACATCATCATTGCGTTATGAAGCTACGAACTAGAATGGATTGCAGATGTTGCAGCTGTGGTTAGAGGACGCGCACTGTCGACTAATCGTCGTGGTCTGACGAGGCTCGAGTTGACATGAAGCCTCATGGGTTAGCCACCAAACAAaaccctctctctctcgctcaaACCTCCTCTCACAAGAGATCCGGCCCATAGTTACGCACGTTAGCCCACTTGGCGCCGCGTCGTTCCCCGAGCTTCCCAGCTCAGCCCAACCCACTCGGCGTATCGTCCCCACAAGGCCCCGTAAGAAAATGCCCGACCCAGCCGAGAAACCAAAGCCCAAGCAACCGACCCCAAATAAAGAGAGTGCAGACTGCTTCCGATCCAATCCCCCCTTCCCcacctcttctttcttctctccaTCCGTGCTCCGGCCTCTCGCATCGGACTCATCACGCccatccaccgccaccgccgcgcgtcCCCACCATGAAGGACCCCTTCGAGGCGGCCGTCGAGGAGCAGGACTCGCCGCCGgagtcgccggcgccgcaggaggaggaagccggcgCCGCGGGACCCGCGGACGACCCCGAGGACTACGACGGCGGCCCGCGCGCCCCGCCACCGCGGCAGGCGTCGGccccggcggcgctcgccgcggccgccgccaaggCCAAGGGACGGGTCCAgagggagcagcaggaggatgaagacgacgaggaggaccAGATGGAGGTCGACCTCGAGAAGCTTCCCACCAGCACCGGCGACCCCGACAAGCTCGCCAAGATGAAGTTCGTGCCTGATTATGCCTTGCCCGTTCATTATTCGTATCTAGTAAATTCCATTGCCTTGTTAGCGGTAGAAATTCGTTGGTTCTTCGTATTCCTAGTAATTCTTTGAGTAGTAGATATGCGATTGGGCAACTGCAAGCCAGCGAACCCTAATTCTGCTATTTTCACCATGTGGAGATCATTTATAAGTAGAAACCAAGTAATTGGGTACTTGGCTTATTGGTGTTACAAATTCGTTGATTCTCCGTTATCCTATTGCATTCTTATATGTTTGCTTGTGGATCAGCAAGTAGGTGAATCCTTACTCTAGTTAACCGCACACAGACCAACTATGCATAACAAAACTAGCATCTGCCAATTGAATCCTGTTACGGGGGCAATATTAGTGTTTAGCATTGTTTGCTCTTTTCTTTAGTGTAGTAGTTAGTGTTCAACAATAGGCTCGTTTCAGTGATAATTTGTAATTTAGAAAGAAAGTTTTCTTCAATACTTGTTACTTGGGATTTATATTTCTCTGTAGTAGATAGAAAAGGATTTATATTTCGTCATGGAtacaaaattatgtatctaTGTTAAGAAATCATGTCTGCATTCTAACTGTCTGATTTTGTCAGTGCTATACTGTCACAATTTACGGAACAGCAGATGAACCGTTACGAGTCATTCCGAAGATCAGGATTTCAGAAATCAAACATGAAAAGGGTATGACCAAAAATCATATAAATTGAATGATCTGTATCTTGCATGTTTACCCCCCAATACACCTCAATGTTTGGATTTGTAAATGAACATATGCATATAGAGCATTTTATCGTCTTGAATGCACTGTTAATCGTAGTATCATCCTGTGGTACCTTAAATCTCATGAATGCTGTTTGCTAAAGCGACTGTCTTCTTTTTCACTTCCGTTGGGAGAATTACTTTGCTGCATGCCTTGTATGAAGCATACCGAGATGGACATATCTTGAGCTTTTATTTTCTCAAAATGCATGGATACTTGATTTCTTCCTTATTGTTTTCTGGTTTGGTAAGTCGATTTCTTCTTAGTTTGGAAACTTGATTTCTTCGTCATGTTgtactcctcttgaaatatataAGAGCTTAAATATCATACCAGCTAATCGGCAGGATGATAACTGACTCTGATCCTGTTATATCATGTGTTTGCTATCCAGTTACTCAAATCAGTCTGTGGCCATGTTTGCAGAGTTGATCAATTATTGTGTTTACTTGCAGCTATTGACAAGCATCACTGGAAGCCAAAAGATTTCTATCCCTACGTCAATTGTGGTATCAGGGATAGCAAAAATGTTTGTTGGTGAGCTAATTGAAACAGGCAAGTTCAGAATAGTCGTGTTGATTACTTTATTTCTGTTGAAAAACCTGCTATAACATTAATGAATTGAATAAAGTACTTGTGTCTGAGCATGACAACCACAGTGTCCAATTTTATGTTATAGCACAATTGAATATTCCATAATATCGACTAGCACAATTTTATGTTTTAGTTTGGCTTCTGTAGTTGCCCCTGTCCAGAGGTCCATTTTGCTTTCCAGCTCACTTATATTATGTGATGTGAAACACCTATTCTTGACTAGCAGAATGTTCAAGTATGGCTCACTATGTTAATAAAGTATTGAGCAAGTGTTCTTTTCACCCAAAATTGTCAGGATGGCTTTCTTGATTCCTTTTTTTCCCGTACAATTTGATTGTGTATTGCAGCCAGGATAGTGATGACTGAAAGGAAGGATTCTGGACCCATTAGGCCTTGCCACATCAGGGAAGCATACAGAAGACTGAAGCTTGAAGGGAAGATACCACGACGATCTGTTCCTAGGCTCTTCCGTTAGAATTCAAGCATATCTGTTGACATCAATCAGGAGTGAGGTGGGTCTTTCTGAAACATGAAAGTATGATGTGGAAcaatggccatgcatttctctTGTATCTGCAAGTATCATCTTACATATCTTGGGGGAAAAGTGCTGTGTATAAAGTAAAATCTAGGACTATTAACCAAGTGTACTGTATCTTGACTATCGAGCAAATCTGATTTGCACGTTCCATTTGGGTACATTTAAATGTCAAACATGTTTGTGTTCCAAAAAGAAGTACAGGTTTGGCTTGCTGCAAATGCATTGTATTGTCAACTATGACGAGCCTTGAATTCAGCTTCTTGCATTCGATCTGTTATTGATATATGCCTAAAAGGTCATGGAGATCGGGTGTTAGCATTTCATTGCCCTTTTAACGCTGCTTTGCGCCCTGTTTCACCTCAATTTGAAATGCAATTCTTTTCTCTAGCTCCCTGAAAAAAAATCGGGTTAAGAGTTATACTTTGCTGCGAAGGACTCCCCAACATGACTTTTGGTTTGAATCCCAAACATTGATCTGGTAAGTCAGTCGATGGTACTATTTGGAACAGTTTAAATCATGCTTACGGCTAAAATAAGCTGGAACTAGTATCCAAACggcgttttttttttccagcttcTCCTGGTCGCGCTTCTCCCCACCGCTTCCATTTGTACTAAAACGAAGTTGGGCTAAAACTTAGAAGTTGGGCTAGACCCGCTTTTCAGAGAAGCGCTTTTTCCATATTAGTGTAGCTTATTTGAAAAACGCTTCTCCCCATTGTTGTACCAAACAGGTCAATAATACGGGAAAAGGGATATGCGGAATGAAAATAGCTCCTTATTGGAGTTTATTGCTCACGAGGTGTTCTTTTCATGGATCCTATGTAAGCATGAAAGCGGAAGCTTTGCAAGATTAATTAGCACAAATTGGTTCTAACCAAATTGAACCAAATTTTATGTATACATTGCAAAATTCAATTATTCATGTGTTGAAAAAGTCTATATGATCCCTAACCTATTGTAAGATGATTACTTCACCCCTAAATAAACTATAAAACCGAGTTTTGTAGACTTTGAATTATACAATACCATTCAAATGACTCCTGGGGTGGTTTTGAGGTGGTTTTTAGGCAGTTTTGCCACCGTGGCATGCCATGCTGGCATGAGCCACTTGTCATATCTTTCTTCTACCCTCAACTTCACCTGCGTCGCTCGGCTCCTCGCGCCCCTGGCCGCCCGACTCCCCGCATACATACGCGCCCCTGGCCGCTCGACTCCCTGCGCCCCCTGTTCGCGCCGCCTGGCGAGTCGCTCTCCACACTGTCCGTCCACACAGCAACAGGGGCAAAACTTGCGGCACGGCCGCTGGCCGCAGCTTGCAATGGCGGCAAGACTCACGGTGGAGCAGGAGCTCGCGCCCGCGGCGACGAGAGTGCCGCGCTGGCCAAGCCCGTGTCTTCCATTGCCCTTGCATTTCCGCTGCTCGAGGATCTTCTCGGCATGAGAGGTTACCACGGCCATTGATTCAGATGATAGCTTCCCTCATGGTTGAGCTTGCTGCCccacccccgccccccccccccccccccccccccccccccccccccccccccctcgcggTGGCCCGGGATCCTCGGTCGCGCGCCTCGCCTGCATCGATGTCCCTTCAAGCGCGCCTCCTACTTGCTCTGTCCCACTCGCCCGCAAGATTCGTGCTGCCTCATCGCTTGCGCGCCTTCCCATCGACCCCTTTTTGCCTGCATCGACTCGAGCCCCTTGAGCCACGACCACGCGGCCATGGGTGGGGATGGCGGCCGGGACGTGGTCACGTGGACGGGCAGCGCGAGGAGCCCGGCGGCCGCAGCCGCGGGAAGCTCGACGACCGGTCGACCGGGGTCCGAGGGATTTGTTGGAGGAGGAAGGTAAAAAATACCACGCTTGACAAGTGGGTCCATGCCAACGTGGCATGCAACGGTGGCAAAACCCCACAAAACCACCTAGGAGTTCGTTTGACCTGTATTATTGCGTAGTTGAAGGTTCACAAAACCCTGTTTTACAGTTTGGGGGTAAAGTAGTCTACTTACAATAAATTATGGGCTATCTAGacttttttctttgtttacaAATCTTAACTTAAACCATATTTGTGTACACTTTGATTAGAGAAATAGTTTTATCTCATTATTGTGTACGCTCAATGATATAGTTTTATCTTACACTTGTGTACGCTTTTCTTTCTGTCCATGTGTTTGGAATGCACCCTCCATCGTTTGATAGAGCTTTCACTATAGAGGCCAGTGGATACGGTTCACACAGGACTGCCATCTCCAGTGACCTTCCCCTCATTTCAATTCTTTCATGTCTTCCTATTAAAGGTCTGGttggggaaaaaaataatatatggtttttctataaactttgtCAAAATTAGAGAGTTTTTTTCGGAACAAGACAAAGTGATCAATATTTTGGAACAACAAGATGAGACATGGTACACCTAGATCAGGACATATGTGTGTATTCTGAGCATGAGCAAAAAGATAAAAGCATCGTTTCCTGATTGATATATGTGGTTCTGCTCCGGGCTTGTTTTACCTAAAAAAGGTTAGACTAGTTGATAATCCAGCTAATGTTGGTAACCTGACGATAAATTATGAAAGAAACTGGCACATA encodes the following:
- the LOC117854490 gene encoding transcription initiation factor TFIID subunit 11, with translation MKDPFEAAVEEQDSPPESPAPQEEEAGAAGPADDPEDYDGGPRAPPPRQASAPAALAAAAAKAKGRVQREQQEDEDDEEDQMEVDLEKLPTSTGDPDKLAKMNAILSQFTEQQMNRYESFRRSGFQKSNMKRLLTSITGSQKISIPTSIVVSGIAKMFVGELIETGKIVMTERKDSGPIRPCHIREAYRRLKLEGKIPRRSVPRLFR